Part of the Desulfuromonadaceae bacterium genome, TTTGGGGATGCCGGGTTTTTCTTCATGACGGGATGTGCATGGTTAACGCACCGCAACAAGCGCAACGGGGACGGTTTGGCTGGTCACGCTGGCAGTATGTGTTGCTGGCGATGATCGTTGTTCAGGCTCTCTCTGGAGATCGTGGTCTGGTTGCTGCGTACAAGACCGGTCTTTATCGCACCGAGCTGGCGCACAAGGTCACCGCGTTACGGGCTGAAAATGACCGCCAGCGCCAGGAAATCCAGTCACTGCTGCATGATTGTAATTACCTCGAATCGATTGCCCGGAAAGAACTCGGGATGGTGCGTGAGGATGAAATCGTTTACCAGTTTGCCCGCGACGAGGTGCCGCGTAAATAGTATTTTCGGCGGTGTCAGCGAATCAAGCAGTATATTTTGTGCCCCGGCCAGCGTCGGGGTTTTTTGTTGTGTGCGTTTACACGGCTTGACAGTTTTGTTGCGGAAGAGCTAGCATGCACCGTTGTTGTTATTTAAGATAATGGCTGAAAAAGAACTCATCAACAATCGATCAAAATCGATCTTAGCAAAGAAGAAGTGACCCATGAAGGAACGGCTTAGAACCTGTGTAAATAACGCGCTCAAGCGCTGCTATGCCGAAGGCTCCCTGAACTCCGGCGAATACCCTCATTTTGTTGTCGAAATTCCGGCACATTCGGAACACGGTGATTTTGCCGTGAACGTCGCGCTGGCGCTGGCCCGCGCTGAAAAACAGGCACCGCGCAAGATTGCGGAGATTCTGGTCGCGGCGCTGGACAGGGGTGACGGTCTGTGGGACCGGCTGGACATTGCCGGGCCAGGCTTTATCAACTTCCATCTTGCGCAAAACTGCTGGTATGCCGTTCTCGATGAGATCATCACCCAGGGGGAGCGTTACGGGTGCAGTGAGGTTGGTGGCGGGGCGAAGGTACAGATCGAATTTGTCAGTGCCAACCCGACCGGGCCGCTCCACATCGGCCATGGCCGTGGCGCGGCCACGGGGGATGCCGCCGCCCGGATGCTGGCGGCTGCCGGTTACGCTGTGCAACGCGAATACTATATCAACGATGCGGGGAATCAGGTGGTGATTCTCGGGCGTTCGATCTGGATGCGGTTGCGTGAGTTGTGCGGCGCGACGATCGAGTTCCCCGAGGACGGCTATCATGGCGATTATATTCGCGATATCGCAGTCAAATTGCGCGCCGCACAGGGGGATGCCGCGCTCCGCCTGGCGGAGGCTGAGGCGATTGAGGTGTGTGGTCGCTTCGGTATGGAGTACGTGATTGCCTGGATCAAGCGCGATCTTCAGACATTCGGGGTTCGATTTGACAACTGGTACAGCGAAAAAAGCCTTTACGATCGCGACCTGGTGCAGACCGAGTTGAATACGCTGCGCGACAAGGGGCTGACCTTTGAGCAGGACGGGGCGCTCTGGTTTCGCACCACCACCTACGGTGACGATAAGGATCGGGTGCTGATCCGTTCTGACGGGATGCCGACCTATTTTGCTTCCGATGTTGCCTATCACATGGAAAAGTTTGAGCGCGGCTTCAGCCGGGTGATCGACGTTTGGGGTGCTGACCACCATGGCTATGTACCGCGAATGAAAGCGGTACTGGAGGGACTTGGCCACGAACCGGACGACCTGCGGGTGTTGCTGATTCAGATGGTCAACCTGCTGCGTGACGGGCAGCCGGTGGCGATGGGCAAACGTTCGGGTGAATTTGTGACGCTGCGTGATGTTATCGATGAGGTTGGTAGCGATGCCTGCCGTTATTTCTTTCTGATGCGGCGTTCCGACAGCCCGCTTGATTTTGATCTGGAGTTGGCGAAGCAGCAGAGCAATGACAATCCGGTCTACTATGTCCAGTATGCCCATGCGCGCGTTTGTAGTATCAATCGCACTGCGGCAGAGCTGGGGATGACCGTGCCGACTGCCGCGCAGGTCGATTTTACCCACTTGCAACTTCCCGAAGAGGTGAGCCTGGCAAAGTTGTTGGCGCGTTTTCCTGAAACGGTTGCGGGGGCGGCCGAAAGTCTCGAACCGCACCGGGTGGTTTACTATCTTCAGGAGTTGGGAACGCTCTTCCACAGTTACTACAACAAGTGCCGGATCATCGGTGATGATCCGGCAACCAGCCATGCCCGCCTCTATCTGGTCAACAGTGTGAGAATTGTGCTGGCCAACGCTCTCGGCCTGCTCGGCGTCTCCGCGCCGGAACGGATGTAGGGGGCAGCATGGCGCGACGTGTTGTGGTTACCCGTGCAGGGGGGCGTGAAAAACGCCGGGGGTTGCTGGCGCTGGCGTTTGTTGCCGTTGCGGCGCTCAGTTTTGTGTTTGGTGTGATGGTTGGAAGCAACGACAGTGAACCGGAAATCACGGCACCACCGCGGGTGGCGATTTTGCCGCCGACGGGGAACCCGGCCGATCCGGTCGGTGATCAGCTGACATTTTACAACAATCTGCCGCGCGGCGAGCAGACCCCTCTGGGTAGCGGCATCAACCCGCCACCGCCGGGGACTGAACCGGCGGCACTCAAGGCGCCCACGCCCGCTGTGGTGAAACCAGCAGTAGTCGTCGCTGAAGTGAACAAAACAACCGCACCGGCAGTTGTGCCGGTGGCCACATCGACGGTGAAAGAGGGGGTAACTTCAGCGCCGGACACCACTCTCTATCTGGTGCAGGCCGCTTCGTTCCGTGAGCGGGTCGGGGCCGAGGCCCTGGCAAAAAAGATGCATAAATTGCAGATTGCAACCTTCGTACAGGCCGCTGACCTGGGTGATAAAGGGCAATGGTTCCGGGTCTATTCGGGGCCCTTCGTCGGCAAAGCGGCAGCCGACCAGGCGGTAAAAATCATGCGCAAAGAGTTCAAGCTCAGTCCGGTGGTCAGGAAACAGTCATGATCGATAGCGCCGCACTACTGGTCACCGGCGGGGCCGGGTTCATCGGCTCTCACCTCTGTGAAGCCTTGCTCAAGCAGGGGAAACGCGTGGTGATTCTTGACAACTTCAACGACTTTTATGCTCCGCAGCAAAAGCGCGCCAATCTTGCTGCGATTGAACGTTGCGCTGCGGCGAGCAGTGGCGAGCTGGTGACGGTCGAGGGCGATATCCGGGTGATGACCGATGTCGACCAGGCGTTTACTGCCTTGAACATGTCCCCCGAATGCTGCACCGTGGTCCATCTCGCGGCGATGGCCGGCGTACGGCCATCGATCGACAACCCGCGTCTCTACAACGAGGTCAATATCGGCGGCACCCTGAATATTCTTGAAGCGTGCCGCACCTGGCGGGTCAAGCGTATCGCCTTTGCGTCATCTTCGTCGGTTTACGGCAATAATAAAAAGGTGCCGTTTGCCGAAGTCGACCCGGTTGATCGACCGATCTCTCCTTACGCGGTCACCAAAAAAGCCGGGGAATTGTTCTGTCACAACTATCATCATCTTTATCAGTTGTCGGTTGCCTGCCTGCGTTTCTTTACCGTTTACGGACCGCGCCAGCGTCCCGATCTGGCGATTCACAAATTTACCCGGCTGCTGGCGGCTGATCAGCCGTTACCATTCTTCGGTGATGGCAGCAGCCGCCGCGATTACACCTACGTTAGCGATACCTTGCTGGGGATTCTCGGTGCATTGCGCTGGCTGGAGCAGGATCTGCCGTGCTACGATATCTTCAACCTCGGCGAGGCGCAGACGGTCACTCTGGCACGGTTGGTTGGATTGCTGGAGCAGGCACTCGACAAACCGGCGGTCTTGAACCGGCTACCGCTGCAACCGGGGGATGTGGACTGTACCTATGCC contains:
- a CDS encoding septum formation initiator family protein, with the protein product MVNAPQQAQRGRFGWSRWQYVLLAMIVVQALSGDRGLVAAYKTGLYRTELAHKVTALRAENDRQRQEIQSLLHDCNYLESIARKELGMVREDEIVYQFARDEVPRK
- the argS gene encoding arginine--tRNA ligase, which encodes MKERLRTCVNNALKRCYAEGSLNSGEYPHFVVEIPAHSEHGDFAVNVALALARAEKQAPRKIAEILVAALDRGDGLWDRLDIAGPGFINFHLAQNCWYAVLDEIITQGERYGCSEVGGGAKVQIEFVSANPTGPLHIGHGRGAATGDAAARMLAAAGYAVQREYYINDAGNQVVILGRSIWMRLRELCGATIEFPEDGYHGDYIRDIAVKLRAAQGDAALRLAEAEAIEVCGRFGMEYVIAWIKRDLQTFGVRFDNWYSEKSLYDRDLVQTELNTLRDKGLTFEQDGALWFRTTTYGDDKDRVLIRSDGMPTYFASDVAYHMEKFERGFSRVIDVWGADHHGYVPRMKAVLEGLGHEPDDLRVLLIQMVNLLRDGQPVAMGKRSGEFVTLRDVIDEVGSDACRYFFLMRRSDSPLDFDLELAKQQSNDNPVYYVQYAHARVCSINRTAAELGMTVPTAAQVDFTHLQLPEEVSLAKLLARFPETVAGAAESLEPHRVVYYLQELGTLFHSYYNKCRIIGDDPATSHARLYLVNSVRIVLANALGLLGVSAPERM
- a CDS encoding SPOR domain-containing protein; protein product: MARRVVVTRAGGREKRRGLLALAFVAVAALSFVFGVMVGSNDSEPEITAPPRVAILPPTGNPADPVGDQLTFYNNLPRGEQTPLGSGINPPPPGTEPAALKAPTPAVVKPAVVVAEVNKTTAPAVVPVATSTVKEGVTSAPDTTLYLVQAASFRERVGAEALAKKMHKLQIATFVQAADLGDKGQWFRVYSGPFVGKAAADQAVKIMRKEFKLSPVVRKQS
- a CDS encoding GDP-mannose 4,6-dehydratase, translating into MIDSAALLVTGGAGFIGSHLCEALLKQGKRVVILDNFNDFYAPQQKRANLAAIERCAAASSGELVTVEGDIRVMTDVDQAFTALNMSPECCTVVHLAAMAGVRPSIDNPRLYNEVNIGGTLNILEACRTWRVKRIAFASSSSVYGNNKKVPFAEVDPVDRPISPYAVTKKAGELFCHNYHHLYQLSVACLRFFTVYGPRQRPDLAIHKFTRLLAADQPLPFFGDGSSRRDYTYVSDTLLGILGALRWLEQDLPCYDIFNLGEAQTVTLARLVGLLEQALDKPAVLNRLPLQPGDVDCTYADITKAQAVLGYVPQVKVEEGIPLFIEWFNRTSKGHLPPLT